The following DNA comes from [Chlorobium] sp. 445.
ACCCGAGAGTGCAATGGGCATCATGCCAAAAATCATGGTGAGCGTTGTCATCAGAATGGGGCGCAGTCGCTCGCGCCCTGCTTCTACCAGCGCTTCAACGGTGTTCAAGCCTTCTTCTTTGGCACGATTGGCAAAATCGACTAAGAGAATGGCGTTTTTACTTACAAGACCGAGCAGCATAATGAAGCCAAGTATCGTGAAGATGCTGAGGTTCTTTGCAGCCAGTGCAATTGCCAGCAGTGCCCCAATCACGGCCAGGGGAATTGAGAACAGCACCACAAACGGATATTTGTAGGAATTATACAGCGCCACCATAATCAAATAGACGAACAGCACACCAGCAATGAGTGCAAGTCCCAAACTGCCGAAGCCTTCTTGTTGATTTTTCAAGTCACCCAGTGGTGAAATCTTTATGCCAGCAGGCAGCGGGTCTTCGGCAAGTTTCTTTTGTGCATCTTGCCAGACTGATGTTAGTGACCGACCTGCAAGCTGTGCATAGACAATGATTGCATAGTTGCGGTCACGGCGCTGTAATTTGGTTGGACCTGTTGCTTGGTAGATGTTCGCAAACTGTTTGAGCTCGACCACTTGTCCACGTTGATTGACAAAAGTCAGATTGCCGAGGGTTTCGGTGTTGGAGCGGTCGAATTCATCGAGCTGAATACGAATGTCGTATTCAGTATCGCCTTCACGGAATTTGGCATCATTATCACCAGCAAGCGCAATGCGCAGCGAGGCGCCCACTTCAGCCATGGAGAGCCCGAAGAAAGCCAGCTTATTGCGGTCAATCTCAATGCGCGTTTCAGGGTTGCCATCTTCAGCTGACAGCCTGACATCGGTTGCACCTTTTGTGTTTTTCAGGATTTCTTTCAGATGCAGCGCAGACTGTTTGACGATCTCATAGTCCGCACCACTCACAATTAACTGAATTGGTGTCTGGTTTGCTGTGCCAAAGACGCCGATGTCGTTCACACGCACCTTGACGCCCGGAATATCTTTCGTCATTTGTTTGATTTGCGCCTGCACATCAGTGGTTGAACGTAATCCGCGGGCTTTGCGCTCTTCTTTATCGATTAGTTTGACGCTAATGTCGACAATGTTACTCGATGAGGCTGTAACGAAGCCGTCACTGGAGGCACCGACATTTGCCGCAACTTTTTCTACTTCAGGAATATCCATCAGCATCCGCTCGATTTTCTGTGAGACAGCGTTGGTTTCTTCAAGTTTTGTGCCCGGTGCAAGTTCCAGCGCAACCGAGAACTCCCCTCGGTCGGTCTGTGCAATAAATTCGCCACCAATGAATCCAAGTGGAATCAGTGAGCAAGAAGCAATGAGCATCATCACTGCGGAGACGGCTACTTTCCAGCGGTTTTGCAGTGCCCATTTGAGCAGTTCAATGTAGCGCTCTGTAAAACGCTTGAAAACCCCTTCAAACCATAAGCCGAAGCGCCCCATCAACGTGTCTTTGGTCAGATGCTCGAGCTTTGAGATGCGTGATGCTAACACAGGCGTTACAGTGAAAGAGACCAGCAAGCTGAAGAGTGTTGAGACCACCATGACAATTGCGAACTGACGCATAATGTTACCGATAATGCCGCCTGTTAGCGCAAGTGGCAAAAAGACCACCACGTCGACGAGTGTGATGGAGACGGCAGTCAGACCGATTTCATCACGTCCGCGCACAGCCGCCTCTACTTTACTGTCACCAAGTTCCAAGCGGCGATAAATGTTTTCGAGCACTACGATAGAGTCATCTACCCAGATGCCAACAGCAAGCGAGAGGGCTAGCAGCGACATGAGGTTGAAGGTATAATCCAAGAAATACATCACGCCGATTGTGGAAATGAGCGAGCAGGGAATTGCAATCATCACAATCAAGGAGTTGCGAATGCTGTGGAGGAACACCAGCATGACCAGTGCAACAAGCACAATTGCGAGCATTAAGTCTTCTTGCACAGCGTGTGCGGCATCGAGCGTGAAGATCGATGCATCTTGGGCAATATCAAATTTGACCGCTTTGTCAGCATATTCCTGCTGAATTTTTGCAAGTTCTGCGCGCACCTTTTCGCTTACAATTACAGCATTTGCATCAGATTGCTTATTGATGAACATGCCAATGGACGACTTGCCGTTGATGCGGTTGATATTGTTCGGCTCCTTGCGTCCATCTTCCACTTCTGCAATGTCAGAAAGGCGAATTTCTCCGCCCTGCTTAGAGCGCCCAACTACAAGGTTACGCATCTCTTCTAGCGATGTAAATTTACCAGCAAGCCGCACAACAAACTGTCCATCACTGTCCTTGATTTTGCCCGTGGGGAAATCTAGATTTGCATTCTTAATTACATTTGCCACTTGCAGGGGCGAAAGACCGTAGGTTTTGAGTTTTTCAGCGTTAAGATTGACCTTAATCTCGCGTTCTTCGCCACCAATCAAGACGATTTGTGCAACACCCGGAATACGGGCTAGACGCGGTTGCAAGCGTTCCTTGACAAAGGTATAAAATTCTGTCTCAGGCATTTTGCTTGTGATGCCCATCCTCAAAATAGGGAATTCATCAAAAGCAAACTTAGAAAGTACAGGTCGCTTTGCCTCAGCAGGTAGAAGTGGGATAATCGATTCAACTTTACGCTGTGCATCT
Coding sequences within:
- a CDS encoding acriflavin resistance protein; this encodes MSVTRLLIQRPTLVVVLFAVLGVFGLYGYTQLSYELLPKFAPPVVTITTAYPGASPNEVETSVTKLIEDAVSGLDKVDAVTATSSEGVSFISLEFKQEANVDIVLQDAQRKVESIIPLLPAEAKRPVLSKFAFDEFPILRMGITSKMPETEFYTFVKERLQPRLARIPGVAQIVLIGGEEREIKVNLNAEKLKTYGLSPLQVANVIKNANLDFPTGKIKDSDGQFVVRLAGKFTSLEEMRNLVVGRSKQGGEIRLSDIAEVEDGRKEPNNINRINGKSSIGMFINKQSDANAVIVSEKVRAELAKIQQEYADKAVKFDIAQDASIFTLDAAHAVQEDLMLAIVLVALVMLVFLHSIRNSLIVMIAIPCSLISTIGVMYFLDYTFNLMSLLALSLAVGIWVDDSIVVLENIYRRLELGDSKVEAAVRGRDEIGLTAVSITLVDVVVFLPLALTGGIIGNIMRQFAIVMVVSTLFSLLVSFTVTPVLASRISKLEHLTKDTLMGRFGLWFEGVFKRFTERYIELLKWALQNRWKVAVSAVMMLIASCSLIPLGFIGGEFIAQTDRGEFSVALELAPGTKLEETNAVSQKIERMLMDIPEVEKVAANVGASSDGFVTASSSNIVDISVKLIDKEERKARGLRSTTDVQAQIKQMTKDIPGVKVRVNDIGVFGTANQTPIQLIVSGADYEIVKQSALHLKEILKNTKGATDVRLSAEDGNPETRIEIDRNKLAFFGLSMAEVGASLRIALAGDNDAKFREGDTEYDIRIQLDEFDRSNTETLGNLTFVNQRGQVVELKQFANIYQATGPTKLQRRDRNYAIIVYAQLAGRSLTSVWQDAQKKLAEDPLPAGIKISPLGDLKNQQEGFGSLGLALIAGVLFVYLIMVALYNSYKYPFVVLFSIPLAVIGALLAIALAAKNLSIFTILGFIMLLGLVSKNAILLVDFANRAKEEGLNTVEALVEAGRERLRPILMTTLTMIFGMMPIALSGAAGAEWKTGLAWALIGGLTSSMFLTLVVVPVVYYWFDNFGNVFAKLRVRKPVKVKEEVFEPLPEAVKFEANK